In Metopolophium dirhodum isolate CAU chromosome 7, ASM1992520v1, whole genome shotgun sequence, one genomic interval encodes:
- the LOC132949182 gene encoding uncharacterized protein LOC132949182: MLNLNDNNLRWNKKDSNDAATNFTETPDGSPQECNSSKAFYSLKKKHNRNNLRKNDEKNDSLTSLNCSDSSNQQNLLTPYPIVESRKSDVCAQVRRRHITDTNSLKHFNMHPTCTLNMYNNNYSNSLMTDSNPIHDVSKCLTRNQSFTEQIIPSSRSTLRTNICITESWREINHVDKIKLTADLLFHLNSVTNKIMPLINLHALANPFLQIPIQVCRMANNINLNMAEVLCRKRTEVAIISWMAITLNQQNTSIRV; the protein is encoded by the exons atgttaaatttaaacgaTAATAACTTGCGTTGGAATAAAAAAGACTCAAATGATGCTGCAACg AACTTTACAGAAACACCTGATGGTAGTCCTCAAGAATGTAATTCATCTAAAgctttttat agccttaaaaaaaaacacaacagaAACAATTTGAGAAAAAACGATGAGAAAAATGATAGTTTAACTTCTTTGAATTGTTCAGATTCGTCAAATCAACAAAATCTACTCACGCCTTACCCTATTGTA GAAAGTAGAAAGTCAGATGTCTGTGCACAGGTGAGAAGGCGGCACATAACAGACACAAatagtttaaaacattttaacatgcATCCCACGTGtactttaaatatgtataataataattattcaaattcattAATGACCGACTCAAATCCTATACATGATGTATCAAAATGTTTGACTCGTAACCAGTCCTTTACTGAGCAAATTATTCCAAGTAGCCGATCAACA CTCAGAACGAATATTTGCATCACGGAATCATGGAGAGAAATCAATCACGTTGATAAAATTAAGCTCACTgcagatttattatttcatttg aaTTCAGTGACCAATAAAATAATGCCGCTTATTAATTTACATGCATTAGCCAATCCGTTTCTGCAAATTCCAATTCAG GTTTGTCGTatggcaaataatattaatttgaatatggCTGAAGTGTTGTGTAGAAAAAGAACCGAAGTTGCTATAATTTCCTGGATGGCAATTACACTGAATCAGCAAAATACATCAATACGGGTATAA